In Moorella sp. Hama-1, a single genomic region encodes these proteins:
- a CDS encoding DUF2953 domain-containing protein, with protein sequence MLWAWLAGLLAGGLILLLVPVRLEVAYRRLDHNDSLWLEFSLPGDWGLWEVENPSIRNWLPEWPPFHLETLLQAGGEGTLAGGELEVRHPGNELGALGRALGFIARGRLAQWLGFLRRLNLIWRRFFARTTCQRLRVYLTVGTGEPATTALVYGSAWSLLACLYQNLRRRSCLDFSKPELQVTPRFAAPALMGDFNCILTFRLGHIISVSLRSLWLLLGTIRQARGAKENARTSHRSPDEDGYGKHQGYG encoded by the coding sequence TTGCTCTGGGCCTGGCTGGCCGGTCTGCTGGCGGGGGGACTAATCCTGCTCCTGGTACCGGTGCGGTTGGAGGTGGCTTACCGTCGCCTGGATCATAATGACAGCCTGTGGCTGGAGTTCAGCCTCCCCGGCGACTGGGGCCTGTGGGAAGTAGAGAACCCTTCGATTCGTAACTGGTTGCCGGAATGGCCCCCTTTCCACCTGGAAACCCTGCTCCAGGCCGGTGGGGAAGGAACCCTGGCCGGGGGGGAGCTGGAGGTTCGCCATCCTGGAAATGAACTGGGGGCTCTAGGCCGGGCCCTGGGCTTTATCGCCAGGGGACGTTTGGCCCAGTGGCTGGGTTTCCTGCGGCGGCTGAACCTTATCTGGCGTCGCTTTTTCGCCCGGACCACCTGCCAGCGCCTGCGGGTATACCTGACCGTGGGGACGGGGGAGCCGGCCACCACGGCCCTGGTCTATGGCAGCGCCTGGTCCTTGCTGGCCTGCCTGTACCAGAATCTCCGCCGCCGGTCGTGCCTGGATTTTTCAAAACCAGAACTGCAGGTTACCCCCCGGTTTGCGGCTCCGGCCCTGATGGGGGATTTTAACTGCATACTAACCTTTCGCTTGGGCCATATTATAAGCGTTAGTTTACGTTCTTTATGGTTACTCCTCGGAACAATCCGGCAGGCGAGGGGAGCAAAAGAAAATGCCCGAACATCCCATCGAAGCCCTGATGAAGACGGCTATGGAAAGCATCAAGGATATGGTTGA
- the scpB gene encoding SMC-Scp complex subunit ScpB: MPLLFSDNLRAALECLLFVAGGPLTTATLASCLGVSPADVDELAAELRELYEQEGRGLQVRPVAGGYQMCTRPEYAPYVETLLRPELPALSRAALETLAIIAYRQPVTRGEMEYIRGVKVDGVLNTLLSRGLVQEVGRKDAPGRPVLYGTTPKFLEFFGLQDLQELPPLEEVAAGQEGDRDTGTPGGPVTPPRRDKEK, from the coding sequence TTGCCCCTATTATTTAGTGACAACCTGCGGGCCGCCCTGGAGTGCCTGCTTTTTGTAGCTGGCGGGCCATTAACTACGGCGACCCTGGCCTCGTGCCTGGGCGTCAGTCCCGCCGACGTCGACGAGCTGGCGGCAGAGTTACGCGAGCTTTATGAGCAAGAGGGCCGGGGCCTGCAGGTCCGTCCCGTGGCGGGCGGCTACCAGATGTGTACCCGGCCCGAATATGCCCCTTACGTGGAAACCCTCCTGCGCCCAGAGCTGCCGGCTTTATCCCGGGCGGCCCTGGAAACCCTGGCCATTATTGCCTACCGCCAGCCGGTAACCAGGGGGGAAATGGAGTATATCCGGGGAGTTAAGGTAGATGGCGTTTTAAACACCCTCCTCAGCCGCGGCCTGGTCCAGGAGGTAGGCCGTAAAGACGCCCCGGGACGACCTGTTTTGTACGGCACTACTCCCAAATTTCTGGAGTTTTTCGGCCTGCAGGACCTCCAGGAGCTGCCGCCCCTGGAAGAGGTTGCCGCAGGTCAAGAGGGTGACCGGGATACCGGGACGCCCGGCGGCCCGGTTACGCCGCCCCGGAGAGATAAAGAGAAGTAG
- a CDS encoding segregation and condensation protein A: MLGNVRLDVFQGPLDLLLTLIEKQEIDVQAIPVAEVTAQYLEYLGEVEELDLEWASEFLVLGAELLALKARLLLQRPAEDEPEEEDTEESARALAERLLTYRCYKGAAEHLGELAAAGALIFTRPRDQEAVARTMAGVNPLEGVTPLDLARALGRILARKGQNREVDEPRVIPRPAFTLAGQVRHIWRRLHQEKSLSLEGLLSDRPTRLEVALTFLALLELARRGRIALEQKVNFGNIEVQLLPLKAAR; this comes from the coding sequence ATGCTGGGTAACGTACGCCTGGATGTCTTTCAGGGCCCCCTGGACCTCCTCCTCACCCTGATCGAAAAGCAGGAAATCGACGTCCAGGCCATCCCGGTAGCAGAGGTTACGGCCCAGTACCTGGAGTATCTGGGCGAGGTCGAAGAACTGGATCTGGAATGGGCCAGCGAGTTTCTGGTCCTGGGGGCGGAACTCCTGGCCCTGAAGGCCAGGTTGCTGCTGCAACGCCCGGCTGAGGACGAGCCGGAAGAGGAGGATACTGAGGAATCGGCCCGGGCCCTGGCCGAGCGCCTGTTGACTTACCGCTGTTATAAAGGGGCGGCCGAACACCTGGGTGAACTGGCCGCCGCCGGGGCCCTGATCTTTACCCGGCCCAGGGATCAGGAGGCTGTGGCCCGGACCATGGCCGGTGTTAACCCCCTGGAGGGTGTTACCCCCCTGGACCTGGCCCGGGCCCTGGGTCGCATCCTGGCCAGGAAGGGGCAGAACAGGGAAGTAGACGAGCCCCGGGTCATACCCCGCCCGGCTTTTACCCTGGCCGGCCAGGTGCGTCATATCTGGCGCCGCCTGCACCAGGAAAAATCCCTCAGCCTGGAAGGCCTCTTGAGTGACCGGCCGACCCGCCTGGAAGTAGCATTGACCTTCCTGGCCCTGCTGGAACTGGCTCGCCGGGGACGGATAGCCCTGGAACAGAAGGTTAATTTCGGTAATATTGAGGTCCAATTACTGCCCCTTAAGGCAGCAAGGTGA